In a single window of the Cydia pomonella isolate Wapato2018A chromosome 2, ilCydPomo1, whole genome shotgun sequence genome:
- the LOC133533988 gene encoding neuronal synaptobrevin-like isoform X2 has product MAAPEGPPGMPPTEPQTGPDGEIIGGPRNMQQVAAQRRLQQTQAQVDEVVDIMKTNVEKVLERDAKLSELDDRADALQYGASQFEQQAKSLKNKFWLQNLKMMIIMGVIGIVIIGLLFVRYRGTPSMTGIPAGISGIASNITMSANTIH; this is encoded by the exons AT GGCTGCTCCAGAAGGACCCCCTGGCATGCCGCCGACAGAGCCACAGACGGGCCCCGACGGGGAGATCATCGGCGGCCCGCGGAACATGCAGCAGGTGGCCGCGCAACGTAGGCTTCAGCAGACGCAGGCGCAAGTTGACGAG GTGGTGGACATTATGAAAACCAACGTCGAAAAAGTTCTGGAAAGAGACGCGAAGTTATCAGAACTAGATGACAGAGCCG atGCACTTCAGTACGGTGCGTCGCAGTTTGAACAACAGGCCAAGAGCTTAAAGAATAAATTCTGGCTTCAAAACCTAAAG ATGATGATAATAATGGGAGTGATTGGAATCGTCATAATAGGTCTGCTGTTTG TTCGATACCGTGGCACCCCGTCTATGACTGGCATCCCAGCGGGTATATCGGGCATAGCCAGCAATATCACTATGTCAGCTAATACTATTCATT GA
- the LOC133533988 gene encoding neuronal synaptobrevin-like isoform X3 produces MAAPEGPPGMPPTEPQTGPDGEIIGGPRNMQQVAAQRRLQQTQAQVDEVVDIMKTNVEKVLERDAKLSELDDRADALQYGASQFEQQAKSLKNKFWLQNLKMMIIMGVIGIVIIGLLFGDNIKQMFD; encoded by the exons AT GGCTGCTCCAGAAGGACCCCCTGGCATGCCGCCGACAGAGCCACAGACGGGCCCCGACGGGGAGATCATCGGCGGCCCGCGGAACATGCAGCAGGTGGCCGCGCAACGTAGGCTTCAGCAGACGCAGGCGCAAGTTGACGAG GTGGTGGACATTATGAAAACCAACGTCGAAAAAGTTCTGGAAAGAGACGCGAAGTTATCAGAACTAGATGACAGAGCCG atGCACTTCAGTACGGTGCGTCGCAGTTTGAACAACAGGCCAAGAGCTTAAAGAATAAATTCTGGCTTCAAAACCTAAAG ATGATGATAATAATGGGAGTGATTGGAATCGTCATAATAGGTCTGCTGTTTG GTGATAACATTAAACAAATGTTTGATTAG
- the LOC133533988 gene encoding neuronal synaptobrevin-like isoform X1 gives MAAPEGPPGMPPTEPQTGPDGEIIGGPRNMQQVAAQRRLQQTQAQVDEVVDIMKTNVEKVLERDAKLSELDDRADALQYGASQFEQQAKSLKNKFWLQNLKMMIIMGVIGIVIIGLLFVRYRGTPSMTGIPAGISGIASNITMSANTIHCE, from the exons AT GGCTGCTCCAGAAGGACCCCCTGGCATGCCGCCGACAGAGCCACAGACGGGCCCCGACGGGGAGATCATCGGCGGCCCGCGGAACATGCAGCAGGTGGCCGCGCAACGTAGGCTTCAGCAGACGCAGGCGCAAGTTGACGAG GTGGTGGACATTATGAAAACCAACGTCGAAAAAGTTCTGGAAAGAGACGCGAAGTTATCAGAACTAGATGACAGAGCCG atGCACTTCAGTACGGTGCGTCGCAGTTTGAACAACAGGCCAAGAGCTTAAAGAATAAATTCTGGCTTCAAAACCTAAAG ATGATGATAATAATGGGAGTGATTGGAATCGTCATAATAGGTCTGCTGTTTG TTCGATACCGTGGCACCCCGTCTATGACTGGCATCCCAGCGGGTATATCGGGCATAGCCAGCAATATCACTATGTCAGCTAATACTATTCATTGTGAGTAA